One genomic region from Cardiocondyla obscurior isolate alpha-2009 linkage group LG01, Cobs3.1, whole genome shotgun sequence encodes:
- the LOC139101134 gene encoding uncharacterized protein encodes MAWIRGPLVFIDRIANLGKVRLGWSLARVDQSKSRRIQCFKCWHFGHAATSCKNNYEKSKHCFKSGNSGHLSKDCKAKNKCMIFEDINMPNNHRIGFFYCYAANNSGPNNTITISKNAATDHSYARI; translated from the coding sequence ATGGCTTGGATCCGCGGGCCTCTAGTGTTTATTGATAGAATTGCTAATTTGGGCAAAGTGCGCCTTGGTTGGTCCCTTGCCAGGGTGGACCAATCCAAATCCAGACGTATCCAGTGTTTTAAATGCTGGCATTTTGGTCATGCAGCTACAagctgtaaaaataattatgaaaagtCTAAACATTGTTTTAAAAGCGGAAATTCAGGCCATCTTTCTAAAGACTGCAAGGCTAAAAACAAATGCATGATATTCGAAGATATAAATATGCCCAACAACCACAGAATCGGCTTCTTTTATTGTTATGCCGCCAACAATTCTGGGCCTAATAACACAATAACAATTTCAAAAAATGCTGCCACTGATCATAGTTATGCCagaatataa